A single Vigna radiata var. radiata cultivar VC1973A chromosome 8, Vradiata_ver6, whole genome shotgun sequence DNA region contains:
- the LOC106770886 gene encoding uncharacterized protein LOC106770886, which yields MAVTGRTGRCSSSPPSNKDHLLLLLLILFLPMLLQRAMVESTTLNYTRHTQTSTLRLQRITRHLDKINKPPVLTIQSPDGDLIDCVHKRKQLALDHPLLKNHKIQKMPTEMPRGMMKVNKEDEGENMAWQMWHLNGTRCPKGTVPVRRSTVHDVLRAKSLYDFGKKRSRVPLSRRSDAPDVLSANGHEHAIAYTGSSQEMYGAKATINVWDPSIQVMNEFSLSQLWILSGSFDGTDLNSIEAGWQVSPELYGDSRPRLFTYWTSDSYRATGCYNLLCAGFIQTNSRIAIGAAISPVSSYGSKQYDITILIWKDPKVGNWWMSFGDRTLVGYWPAEVFTHLAEHATMVEWGGEVVNSRSNGQHTFTQMGSGHFAEDGFGKASYFRNLQIVDMDNSLSSVQSISTLAENSNCYDIKSFYSNEWGTYFYYGGPGNNPQCP from the exons ATGGCTGTTACTGGGAGAACGGGAAGATGCTCCTCTTCACCTCCTTCTAATAAGGACCATCTTCTTCTCCTGCttctcattctctttcttcccaTGCTTCTGCAAAGGGCCATGGTTGAATCCACAACGCTAAATTACACCAGACACACGCAAACCAGTACCCTTAGACTTCAAAGGATTACCAGGCACTTGGACAAGATCAACAAGCCTCCTGTGCTCACCATAcag AGTCCAGATGGAGATCTTATAGATTGTGttcacaaaagaaaacaactgGCTTTAGATCACCCGCTTTTAAAGAATCACAAGATCCAG AAAATGCCAACGGAGATGCCAAGAGGAATGATGAAAGTGAATAAGGAAGACGAAGGAGAGAACATGGCATGGCAAATGTGGCACTTGAATGGGACACGCTGTCCAAAGGGAACGGTTCCGGTACGACGGAGCACGGTGCATGACGTGCTTAGAGCAAAGTCTTTGTATGATTTTGGGAAGAAACGTTCACGAGTTCCTCTCTCTCGCCGCAGCGATGCCCCCGATGTTCTCAGCGCCAATGGCCATGAG CATGCGATCGCATATACGGGGTCGTCTCAAGAAATGTACGGGGCAAAGGCAACAATAAACGTATGGGATCCATCAATTCAAGTGATGAACGAATTTAGTCTTTCACAACTTTGGATTCTTTCAGGATCCTTCGATGGCACTGATCTTAATAGCATCGAAGCTGGATGGCAG GTCAGTCCGGAGCTCTATGGTGACAGCAGACCCAGATTGTTCACTTATTGGACG AGTGATTCATATCGTGCAACCGGATGTTACAACCTTCTGTGTGCTGGGTTTATTCAAACGAACAGTAGAATAGCGATTGGAGCTGCCATATCTCCTGTGTCTTCGTATGGTAGCAAACAATACGACATTACGATTCTGATATGGAAGGATCCAAAAGTAGGGAATTGGTGGATGAGTTTTGGTGATAGGACGTTGGTGGGGTATTGGCCGGCGGAGGTATTCACGCACTTAGCAGAGCATGCAACGATGGTGGAGTGGGGAGGAGAGGTGGTGAACTCAAGGAGCAATGGGCAACACACGTTCACCCAAATGGGGTCTGGGCATTTTGCAGAGGATGGTTTTGGAAAAGCAAGCTACTTCAGGAACCTTCAGATCGTAGACATGGATAACAGTCTGAGTTCTGTGCAGAGCATCTCAACCTTAGCCGAAAACTCAAACTGTTACGACATCAAGAGCTTCTACAGCAACGAATGGGGCACTTACTT